gttacggggttcacttttctctcTAGGAACCACATAAGATTATACCTGATTGATGCCGCTGTGGCCGGAGCAGCGTTGAGGAAGCACGCGCTGAGCGACAGGAATATGCCTGCCAGGAACGGGAAGAGCAGGACGCAGTCGGTTGGGCATCGCGAGCGCGTCGCTTGCAAGGCCTCCAGAAGCAGCTGGTGGGAGCTCAAACCGGGAACTTGGCTCACCGTGCCGTTGATGCACGTGCAGCCACTGTACATCTGCATAAACGTGCACGTCAAGGATACAACGCTTTCGATGCTGAAAAAATGTGCCGCGAGTACTATTAACAATCACATTACTTGGCATTCTTTGGATTGCTGCAATTACTATTCATCCCAATTACGGTGCGACATTTAAGAACATCTCCCATGGGTATTGACTGTGCTTAATCGATTCACCTGTCTAACCCAGCAAACCAACACGGGGCGCTGGCACTAAAGCATTCACCGCGTATCTGTACTTTCCGTTTGTGCAGCCCACTTTGCCTTATTGTACTTTCTTCCTGTCTTCGTTTTATTTCCTCTTAAAACATGGCCAAGGAAGGCCTACTAGATGAGTTATGTCAGGTTCAATTGTTGACAACATGCACATTACGCGCTTCACAGAAAATGCACTGAAAcggcccagaaaaaaaaaattggcatgcGCATCAAGGCAACATGTGAGAGCCAGATGCAATAGAGCTGTGCTATACAATAACATACCCCGGTAACCTACCCGCATTATTTTGAAGGCGAAAACCTTACATGCCTCGTTAAAACAAAAATTGACCATAGGCTTCGGCGTAAACACGACTCATGCAAAGGTCATAATGGGTTATGGCGTCATACATCACCGAAACGTGTCACGTCATCATGATGTTCCATAATGACACATGATCGAGGCAATGACATTTCATGACATAGACCCTTGACCAAAGTTAAGCTGACAGAGGGGGCTCAGGGTTGCGGAAAAGTAGCAATGTCTCCTGTTCCGAAAGAAGTTTTATACCACGTTAGGCAAAGAAAGCCTTCGCCGGTGAAAGGACCAGAGCAAGCGAATAATAAGGAAAAACAGACTATGGCTTTTGCATTCACGTCACCTTAGGTGAATGTAGGATACCTTAAAAGTTTATCTGAAATAGTCGCAGTTTAAAGAAATATTGCACGATTCAATGGTACCACAATTCTAACCAAGACGCTACAGGTATTGTCCACACACGCTAAATATTTGTACGTACGTAAGACTCTTTGTCTTAAGGCTGAAACCCCTGACTTTAGACTGATAACTTTCCATTCTTCTCGAATATTATCACTCAGTCTAATCAGATTGCTTGCGCTACTCTAATAGTTGAGTACGTAAAATATATTTCTGAGTGGTTAGAAAAGATCACACGTAGTGTTTATTGACAGCCGAAAAAGCATAGATGCTCTTCTTACTCAGGCGGCATTTCGATTACGTCCGCTCGCGTGCTCATAACACTCGCTGTACTTCAATGCATTTAGTTTGCTCGGCATTAACCCGACATTACCCCAAAAGAGTTCTGTCTTTGCAAGCTTGGCTTCTGCATTCTTCGCCATCACAACGTACCTCGCGACATGCAGATATTATACAAACTGAAAATAGAGAAAGATATGAGTGAAATACTCTGTTTCACGCCTAATTTTTATAAATATTTTCTGACGTATGAATGTTCCAGAACGTTTTTCGCTCTATAAGGCTATTTTAGAGCTTGACAAAGTCAATTACCTTAAGGTCTTCTACCTGAAGCTCCCTCTGACAGCCTGCCAAGCAAGGAGACAGATAGACCACGCCATCAGCACCACATATTGGGTTCAAGAGGCTGGTCGTGCAGTTGCAGTCAGCGTTGCAATGCCTATTGAAGCTCGAGGACACTCTGCAAAAAAGCCAAAAACTTGAGGCGGGAGTAATAGTTTATATTTTTAAGTGCCTCTATGTGTAATAATGTATGGAGGTTTCATTCACAAAAGATGCAAGTTCCCTTGTCTAAAGGTTGCAGCACCCAAACACGTGGGTAAAGTTACGGCCATCCAATGCGTTGAAACGCCGAACATCTTCCCGAAAACGATCGACATATTTGATTTTTTAAAATGTAAAGAGCATTTTTCAGATGATTCAGCGAGTTCTTGTGACACATGTCTTTAGTATCGAGACTAGCGTGCTAGTCCGAATTGTCGAAATTCGCCATACGCCCGGTTACTCACCCAGCATTTACGGCTACACAAAGAAAACGTAGCGGCCTTCTAGATCTTCTATAAGATTTGTCATGACTTCTGACGACCTAAAAATGCATGCGCTTAGCTGCTTCCGCTAAAACAGGCGGAGCATTCGCTCGGCTATTATTCTTCCTTTTGTTTTGCGTTCTGCTCCCATTTCCGCTGGCTTCTGTGCTCCTCCTTGGGGCGCGCTAGTTCACTCAGCCGCTCAGATTACTCTCTAGTGACACCAAAGTAGTCTCAATTTTCGCCTGCCACTGTTATGTCCGAGTTATCGCACCTGCTTTCATGTTGGGGAGGGGGAGGCAAGTTTTATTGCAGCTGCTCCCCTGCGCTTCCCCTTTCGTTGGTGCTTCACCATGACTGCAGGGGAAAatcagtcgacgacgcactttcACTACGACTTCCCATTGGCCCCAGGCTTTAAGGGAGTGAACATGAGAAGTAAACAGTTCTTTCAGTGCAAATTAAGGTGTACTTCAATGCCATTATTGCGAAAAAACCTTCGCCACCATAGCTCCGCGCATTAAATGATGCCGTCAAAGATTCGACTCAGAACAAGTATAGGGCGGAGTTGACGCCTCCCTTCCCGTTAGAGGTATAAAGTGGTGGCTCGCGTTACATCTGTATAATAAACACGGTTGCTCGGTTGCGGTACATAATACTAAACGAACAGTCGGAAACAATCACGATGCTTCTAAACATGGCGGCGTGGTCTGCTACGAGTGGTTGAAGCAGTTTTAATTGATGAAACGCGATTATGTCAGAAATAGACGAATGATCTTTCATGAAGAGAACATCATCCTTGATTGTGCGTTGTCACCACATGGGCAAACTCACACTTCGCCGACGAATCCATCCGGCGTTG
The nucleotide sequence above comes from Rhipicephalus microplus isolate Deutch F79 chromosome 2, USDA_Rmic, whole genome shotgun sequence. Encoded proteins:
- the LOC142791360 gene encoding solute carrier organic anion transporter family member 4A1-like, which encodes MMTKFFESQLGLPSARIAYMIGPIVLVGGGFGAIIGGALVSRWNLDYEGIMRLCMYNCCFSWFGVLIFTFSCPQGIYATPDGFVGEVVSSSFNRHCNADCNCTTSLLNPICGADGVVYLSPCLAGCQRELQVEDLKMYSGCTCINGTVSQVPGLSSHQLLLEALQATRSRCPTDCVLLFPFLAGIFLSLSACFLNAAPATAASIR